A region of Streptomyces sp. NBC_01267 DNA encodes the following proteins:
- the murG gene encoding undecaprenyldiphospho-muramoylpentapeptide beta-N-acetylglucosaminyltransferase yields the protein MHVVLAGGGTAGHIEPALALADALRRQDPTVGITALGTERGLETRLVPERGYELGLIPAVPLPRRPTPELITVPGRLRGTIKAAEQILERTRADCVVGFGGYVALPGYLAAKRLGVPIVVHEANARPGLANKIGSRYAAAVAVSTPDSKLRGARYIGIPLRRTIATLDRARVRPEARAAFGLDPNLPTLLVSGGSQGARRLNEVVQQVAPVLQRSGIQILHVVGPKNELPRVDNMPGMPPYLPVPYVDRMDLAYAAADMMLCRAGAMTVAELSAVGLPAAYVPLPIGNGEQRLNAQPVVNAGGGLLVDDAQLTPEWVQGNVLPVLADPHRLFEMSRAAAEFGRRDADDLLVGLVYEAIAARRQA from the coding sequence GTGCATGTCGTACTCGCCGGCGGGGGGACCGCCGGCCACATCGAGCCGGCGCTCGCCCTTGCGGATGCCCTGCGCAGGCAGGACCCGACCGTAGGCATCACGGCCCTCGGCACGGAGCGCGGACTCGAAACCCGTCTCGTGCCCGAACGGGGCTACGAGTTGGGGCTCATCCCCGCCGTACCGCTGCCCCGCAGGCCCACGCCTGAGCTGATCACCGTCCCCGGACGGCTGCGCGGCACCATCAAGGCGGCCGAGCAGATCCTTGAGCGGACAAGGGCCGACTGCGTCGTCGGGTTCGGCGGCTACGTGGCCCTCCCCGGCTATCTCGCGGCCAAGCGGCTCGGGGTGCCGATCGTCGTGCACGAGGCCAACGCCCGGCCCGGACTGGCCAACAAGATCGGCTCCCGGTACGCCGCCGCGGTGGCCGTCTCCACGCCGGACAGCAAGCTCCGGGGCGCCCGCTACATCGGCATCCCGCTGCGCCGCACCATCGCCACCCTCGACCGCGCCCGGGTCCGCCCGGAGGCGCGCGCCGCCTTCGGGCTCGACCCCAACCTGCCGACGCTGCTGGTCTCCGGCGGCTCGCAGGGCGCCCGCCGCCTCAACGAGGTGGTCCAGCAGGTCGCTCCGGTGCTCCAGCGCTCCGGGATCCAGATCCTGCACGTGGTCGGCCCGAAGAACGAACTGCCGCGTGTCGACAACATGCCCGGAATGCCGCCCTACCTCCCGGTACCGTACGTGGACCGGATGGACCTCGCGTACGCCGCGGCCGACATGATGCTCTGCCGCGCGGGCGCGATGACCGTGGCCGAGCTCTCCGCCGTCGGGCTGCCCGCCGCGTACGTCCCGTTGCCGATCGGCAACGGCGAACAGCGGCTCAATGCCCAGCCGGTGGTGAACGCGGGCGGCGGCCTGCTGGTGGACGACGCACAGCTGACCCCCGAGTGGGTCCAGGGCAACGTCCTTCCGGTACTCGCCGACCCGCACCGGCTGTTCGAGATGTCCCGCGCTGCCGCCGAATTCGGCCGCCGGGACGCCGACGACCTGCTCGTCGGCTTGGTGTACGAGGCGATTGCCGCACGCCGCCAGGCGTGA
- a CDS encoding cell division protein FtsQ/DivIB: MAGPTTAQRGGRKPAAESGRTRPPGAGGPGRLRLRGRRLLILVLAVAVVLVSGGIWALYGSTWLRAERVRTSGVRVLTRDQVESAAAVPIGAPLISVDTTAVENRLRNKLPRIDSVTVTRSWPHTISLKVTERKPVLLMKSSGKYTEVDAKGVRFDTVDSAPKGVPLLELTADQSPSHLRFGTDRLRVEAVRVAGELPSAVAAETLFVRVRSYDSVSLELTGHRVVTWGSSEFGPAKAHTLIALMKADPKASHFDVSAPTAPAASGS, from the coding sequence GTGGCCGGACCGACGACCGCACAGCGCGGTGGACGCAAACCAGCGGCGGAGTCCGGCCGCACCCGCCCCCCGGGAGCCGGCGGCCCAGGCCGTCTGCGGCTGCGCGGCAGACGACTGCTGATCCTGGTACTCGCTGTCGCTGTCGTGCTGGTGTCCGGCGGAATCTGGGCGCTCTACGGCTCGACCTGGCTGCGCGCCGAGCGGGTTCGTACCAGCGGGGTGCGCGTTCTGACCCGGGACCAGGTGGAGTCGGCGGCAGCCGTTCCGATCGGTGCACCGCTGATTTCCGTCGATACGACCGCCGTGGAGAACAGACTCCGGAATAAATTGCCGCGAATCGACTCGGTGACCGTCACCCGTTCATGGCCGCACACCATCAGCCTGAAAGTGACCGAGCGAAAGCCGGTACTGCTCATGAAGTCGAGCGGTAAGTACACCGAAGTGGACGCGAAGGGCGTCCGTTTCGACACGGTGGACAGCGCACCCAAGGGAGTGCCGCTCCTCGAATTGACGGCCGATCAGTCACCGAGCCATCTGCGTTTCGGTACGGACCGGCTACGGGTCGAGGCGGTCCGGGTGGCCGGAGAACTTCCGTCCGCTGTAGCCGCGGAAACCCTTTTCGTCCGGGTCCGTTCGTACGACTCCGTCTCGCTGGAGCTGACCGGGCACCGCGTGGTGACATGGGGGAGCAGCGAGTTCGGCCCCGCGAAGGCGCACACGCTCATTGCGCTGATGAAAGCGGATCCGAAGGCCTCGCACTTCGATGTGAGTGCCCCCACCGCCCCTGCTGCGTCAGGGAGTTGA
- the ftsZ gene encoding cell division protein FtsZ, which produces MAAPQNYLAVIKVIGVGGGGVNAINRMIEVGLKGVEFIAINTDAQALLMSDADVKLDVGRELTRGLGAGANPAVGRKAAEDHREEIEEVLKGADMVFVTAGEGGGTGTGGAPVVANIARSLGALTIGVVTRPFTFEGRRRANQAEDGIAELREEVDTLIVIPNDRLLSISDRQVSVLDAFKSADQVLLSGVQGITDLITTPGLINLDFADVKSVMSEAGSALMGIGSARGDDRAVAAAEMAISSPLLEASIDGARGVLLSISGGSDLGLFEINEAAQLVSEAAHPEANIIFGAVIDDALGDEVRVTVIAAGFDGGQPPTRRENVIGSSSAKREDPTPVRVNEPPRSLGGLGAVTQREETPAPAEAERTHEAPAAPSAPLQVPPARPYQDSQAEELDVPDFLK; this is translated from the coding sequence GTGGCAGCACCGCAGAACTACCTCGCAGTCATCAAGGTCATCGGTGTCGGCGGCGGTGGTGTCAATGCCATCAACCGAATGATCGAGGTCGGCCTCAAGGGCGTCGAGTTCATCGCGATCAACACCGACGCACAGGCCCTGTTGATGAGCGACGCCGACGTCAAGCTCGACGTCGGTCGTGAACTGACCCGCGGCCTCGGCGCCGGGGCCAACCCGGCAGTCGGTCGCAAGGCGGCAGAGGACCACCGTGAGGAGATCGAGGAGGTCCTGAAGGGGGCCGACATGGTCTTCGTCACCGCAGGAGAAGGCGGCGGCACCGGCACCGGTGGCGCACCCGTCGTCGCCAACATCGCCCGTTCGCTGGGCGCACTCACCATCGGCGTGGTCACCCGCCCCTTCACCTTTGAGGGCCGGCGCCGCGCCAACCAGGCGGAGGACGGCATCGCCGAACTCCGCGAAGAGGTCGACACCCTCATCGTCATTCCCAACGACCGGCTGCTGTCCATCTCGGACCGCCAGGTCAGCGTGCTGGACGCGTTCAAGTCCGCGGACCAGGTACTGCTGTCCGGTGTCCAGGGCATCACCGACCTGATCACCACCCCGGGCCTGATCAACCTCGACTTCGCGGACGTCAAGTCCGTGATGTCCGAGGCCGGATCGGCGCTCATGGGGATCGGCTCGGCCCGCGGCGACGACCGCGCGGTGGCCGCCGCGGAGATGGCGATCTCCTCGCCGCTCCTCGAGGCGTCCATCGACGGCGCACGCGGGGTGCTGCTCTCCATCTCCGGCGGTTCGGACCTCGGTCTCTTCGAGATCAACGAGGCCGCGCAGCTGGTGAGCGAGGCCGCCCACCCCGAGGCCAACATCATCTTCGGTGCCGTCATCGACGACGCCCTCGGTGACGAGGTACGGGTGACGGTCATCGCGGCGGGCTTCGACGGCGGACAGCCGCCCACCCGCCGGGAGAACGTGATCGGTTCGAGCTCCGCCAAGCGCGAGGACCCGACTCCGGTCCGGGTCAACGAGCCCCCGCGTTCGCTCGGCGGTCTCGGCGCGGTCACCCAGCGGGAGGAGACCCCGGCACCCGCCGAGGCGGAGCGTACGCACGAGGCTCCGGCCGCGCCGTCCGCCCCGCTGCAGGTCCCGCCGGCCCGTCCGTACCAGGACTCGCAGGCCGAAGAGCTGGATGTCCCGGACTTCTTGAAGTGA
- the ftsW gene encoding putative lipid II flippase FtsW, whose protein sequence is MPVKDRGGRGGTGTARRSAATGRGPGPRGSQSSGIGQLRRAYEQARSAWDRPLTAYYLIVGSAFLIIVLGLVMVYSASMIKALELSEPGTYFFRKQLFAAALGGGLMFVATRMPVKLHRAFAYPLLAGTIFLMVLVQVPGIGRSVNGNQNWISLGGPFMLQPSEFGKLALILWGADLLARKQDKKLLTQWKHMLVPLVPGTFVLLGLIMLGGDMGTAIILTAILFGLLWLAGAPTRMFATVLGVAAFLAFVLIKTSPNRMGRLACIGATDPGPNDQCWQAVHGIYALASGGWFGSGLGASVEKWGQLPEPHTDFIFAVTGEELGLAGTLSVLALFAALGYAGIRVAGRTEDPFVRYAAGGVITWILVQTVINVGAVLGLLPIAGVPLPLFSYGGSALLPTMFAVGLLIAFARSDPAARTALALRRPGVRWKSMRRRVKKRPSGER, encoded by the coding sequence ATGCCGGTCAAGGACAGAGGCGGGCGTGGTGGCACCGGGACGGCCCGCCGTTCCGCGGCCACGGGGCGGGGCCCCGGGCCGCGCGGCTCGCAGAGCAGCGGGATCGGCCAGCTGCGACGGGCGTACGAACAGGCGAGAAGCGCCTGGGACCGGCCTCTGACGGCTTACTACCTCATCGTGGGCTCCGCCTTCCTGATCATCGTACTGGGCCTTGTCATGGTCTACTCAGCCTCGATGATCAAGGCTCTGGAACTCTCCGAGCCCGGCACGTACTTCTTCCGCAAGCAGTTGTTCGCCGCGGCCCTGGGCGGCGGCCTGATGTTCGTCGCGACCCGGATGCCCGTGAAGCTGCACCGCGCCTTCGCGTACCCGCTCCTCGCGGGAACCATCTTCCTGATGGTGCTCGTGCAGGTGCCGGGGATCGGCCGGTCGGTCAACGGAAACCAGAACTGGATCTCGCTGGGCGGCCCGTTCATGCTCCAGCCGAGCGAGTTCGGCAAACTCGCCCTGATCCTCTGGGGCGCCGATCTGCTCGCCCGTAAACAGGACAAGAAGCTGCTGACCCAGTGGAAACACATGCTCGTGCCGCTCGTTCCCGGCACCTTCGTGCTGCTCGGACTGATCATGCTCGGCGGCGACATGGGAACTGCGATCATTCTCACCGCGATCCTCTTCGGCCTGCTCTGGCTCGCGGGGGCGCCCACCCGGATGTTCGCGACCGTGCTCGGCGTCGCGGCCTTCCTGGCCTTCGTGCTGATCAAGACCAGTCCCAACCGGATGGGCCGGCTCGCCTGCATCGGCGCGACCGACCCGGGCCCGAACGACCAGTGCTGGCAGGCGGTGCACGGAATCTACGCGCTGGCCTCGGGCGGCTGGTTCGGATCCGGACTGGGGGCGAGTGTGGAGAAATGGGGTCAACTCCCCGAACCCCACACCGACTTCATCTTCGCCGTGACGGGTGAGGAGCTGGGTCTCGCGGGGACTCTGTCGGTACTCGCCCTCTTCGCGGCTCTAGGCTATGCGGGTATCCGCGTGGCCGGACGCACGGAGGACCCCTTCGTGAGGTACGCAGCGGGAGGTGTGATCACCTGGATTCTGGTCCAGACAGTGATCAACGTCGGTGCGGTGCTCGGTCTGCTGCCGATCGCCGGTGTCCCGCTCCCGCTGTTCTCCTACGGGGGCTCAGCCCTGCTGCCGACCATGTTCGCCGTCGGGCTGCTGATCGCCTTCGCGCGGTCGGACCCCGCAGCGAGAACGGCTCTGGCCTTGCGGAGGCCCGGGGTGAGATGGAAGTCGATGAGACGGCGCGTCAAGAAGCGTCCGTCCGGAGAGCGGTGA